The following are from one region of the Deltaproteobacteria bacterium genome:
- a CDS encoding NADH-quinone oxidoreductase subunit N: MSDYDYTFSMDQLWQIAGAQIILLLAGLLLIGLDLVWMGLDSEKRTSRLGWVTVAALFAALGHVVYREWQLHEVVFMGVFSMEKFTAFLTATVLMAGIIASVLSLNYLRNNGRARGEYYILLVFALYGTVAMLQSVDLLMMFICLEIMSIGVYVLAAYLKDDRRSQEGAFKYFLLGSFGSAFFLFGLVLLYGLTGTVNLTDMAVELSRGLFTRPEVLVALALLMAGLFFKMALVPFHMWTPDVYEGSPAVITGFMATVVKAGAFGIFVKVLTVTFGPILYESGQPALASTFHLAALTPYWKPVLWWVSLLTMFIGNLVAVSQTNVKRMLAYSSIAHAGYMALGIIAGNDEGRMGVLFYLFTYSLMNLGAFGVLFLIDGKERGAQTLEDYQGLGYRFPGLSFLMSLFLVAMAGLPPTGGFIAKFYVFSAAIKEGYLLLAALGILTSVIGAYYYLRVIYMLYMKEPVREVQPGPAAVPAVVVLIAAALGIIYLGVLPEDLAVLADTAQKSLAMVF; this comes from the coding sequence ATGAGTGATTATGATTACACATTCAGCATGGATCAGCTCTGGCAGATAGCCGGAGCCCAGATCATCCTCCTCCTTGCCGGCCTCCTTCTCATCGGCCTTGATCTCGTGTGGATGGGGCTTGATTCCGAGAAGAGGACCTCTCGTCTCGGCTGGGTGACCGTGGCCGCCCTTTTCGCCGCCCTCGGGCATGTGGTCTATCGTGAGTGGCAGCTCCATGAGGTGGTCTTCATGGGGGTCTTCTCTATGGAGAAGTTCACTGCCTTTCTCACTGCCACGGTCCTCATGGCCGGAATCATCGCCTCTGTCCTCAGCCTCAACTATCTCCGGAACAACGGCAGGGCACGCGGGGAATACTACATCCTTCTCGTCTTCGCCCTGTACGGCACTGTGGCCATGCTCCAGTCCGTGGACCTCCTCATGATGTTCATCTGTCTCGAGATCATGTCCATCGGGGTCTATGTCCTTGCCGCCTACCTCAAGGATGACCGCCGTTCCCAGGAAGGGGCCTTCAAGTACTTCCTTCTCGGGAGTTTTGGTTCTGCCTTTTTCCTCTTCGGCCTCGTCCTTCTCTATGGACTTACTGGGACGGTGAATCTTACGGATATGGCGGTCGAGCTCTCCCGCGGCCTCTTCACCCGGCCTGAGGTCCTTGTTGCCCTCGCGCTCCTCATGGCCGGCCTCTTTTTCAAGATGGCCTTGGTCCCATTCCACATGTGGACCCCGGATGTCTATGAGGGTAGCCCCGCGGTCATCACCGGTTTCATGGCCACTGTCGTGAAGGCCGGGGCCTTCGGCATCTTCGTGAAGGTCCTGACCGTGACCTTCGGGCCGATCCTGTACGAAAGCGGTCAGCCGGCCCTTGCGTCCACCTTCCACCTCGCCGCACTCACCCCATACTGGAAGCCGGTCCTCTGGTGGGTGAGCCTTCTTACCATGTTCATAGGGAATCTCGTCGCTGTCTCCCAGACGAACGTGAAGAGGATGCTCGCCTATTCCTCCATTGCCCACGCCGGGTACATGGCCCTCGGGATCATTGCCGGAAACGACGAGGGAAGGATGGGGGTGCTCTTCTACCTCTTCACGTATTCCCTCATGAACCTCGGCGCCTTCGGGGTGCTCTTTCTTATCGACGGGAAGGAAAGGGGGGCTCAGACCCTTGAGGACTACCAGGGGCTCGGCTATCGCTTCCCTGGCCTGAGCTTCCTCATGTCCCTCTTTCTCGTGGCTATGGCCGGCCTTCCCCCCACCGGTGGATTCATCGCAAAGTTCTACGTCTTTTCCGCCGCCATCAAGGAGGGTTACCTCCTGCTTGCGGCCCTCGGTATCCTCACGAGCGTCATTGGGGCCTATTATTACCTGCGTGTTATCTACATGCTCTACATGAAGGAACCGGTGCGCGAGGTGCAGCCAGGGCCTGCGGCCGTCCCGGCCGTTGTCGTCCTGATTGCCGCCGCCCTCGGCATCATCTACCTTGGCGTCCTGCCTGAGGATCTGGCGGTTCTGGCGGATACGGCCCAGAAGAGTCTTGCTATGGTATTCTGA
- a CDS encoding NADH-quinone oxidoreductase subunit M, with protein MDTLILTYVTFLPLLGVIPILFIPQGSENGKNVIRWISFVTSILVFLVSLRIYAGFDPSLCGFQFVERHPWIPSYGIEYFMGLDGLSFWLVLLTTFLTPITILSTWTAIEKRLKEFHVAILVLETAMIGSFLALDLFLFYVFWELMLIPMYLIIGVWGGERRIYAAIKFFLFTAVGSLLMLVCIIGLVYFHKEATGELTFSIMNLYGTDLPRLYEILFFAAFALAFAIKVPMFPLHTWLPDAHVEAPTAGSVILAGILLKMGTYGFLRFAMPLFPDGSAFFTPTIITLSVIGIIYGALVAMVQPDIKKLVAYSSVSHLGYCMLGLYALTPQGVEGSILQMINHGISTGALFLLVGVVYERRHTRLITEYGGIARVMPWYSTIFMIITLSSIGLPTTNGFIGEFLILLGTFKVNKLAAVIAASGVILGAVYMLWMVQRVFFGELTNPKNEHLKDLTVREYAYLLPLVACVFWIGLYPNFFLDKMQTSVRSFIAQVQIPSYSHNPCPKPCNQHRHGSIDPSPSLTLSMEGRHE; from the coding sequence ATGGATACGCTCATCCTTACATACGTCACGTTCCTGCCACTCCTTGGGGTCATCCCCATCCTTTTCATACCCCAGGGAAGCGAAAACGGGAAAAACGTCATCCGATGGATCTCATTTGTCACCTCGATCCTGGTCTTTCTTGTCTCACTCAGGATCTACGCGGGATTTGATCCCTCACTTTGCGGATTCCAGTTTGTCGAGCGTCATCCCTGGATCCCGAGCTATGGCATCGAGTACTTCATGGGGCTTGACGGGCTCTCATTCTGGCTCGTGTTGCTTACGACCTTTCTTACCCCGATCACCATCCTCTCCACGTGGACGGCCATCGAGAAGCGCCTGAAGGAGTTCCATGTCGCGATTCTCGTCCTCGAGACCGCCATGATCGGCTCCTTCCTCGCACTGGACCTTTTCCTCTTTTATGTCTTCTGGGAGCTCATGCTCATCCCCATGTACCTCATCATCGGGGTCTGGGGGGGCGAGCGCAGGATATACGCCGCGATAAAGTTCTTCCTCTTTACCGCGGTCGGGTCCTTGCTCATGCTCGTCTGCATTATCGGGCTTGTCTATTTCCACAAGGAGGCCACAGGCGAGCTTACCTTCAGCATCATGAACCTTTATGGTACCGACCTTCCGAGGCTTTACGAGATCCTCTTTTTTGCTGCCTTCGCCCTGGCCTTTGCCATCAAGGTCCCCATGTTCCCGCTACACACGTGGCTTCCTGACGCCCACGTGGAGGCACCGACCGCCGGCTCCGTGATCCTTGCCGGCATCCTCCTCAAGATGGGGACGTACGGTTTCCTCCGTTTTGCCATGCCCCTCTTCCCTGACGGATCGGCCTTTTTCACCCCCACCATCATCACGCTTTCCGTCATCGGGATCATCTACGGCGCCCTGGTCGCCATGGTTCAGCCCGACATCAAGAAGCTTGTCGCCTATTCCTCGGTCTCTCACCTGGGCTACTGCATGCTCGGCCTCTATGCCCTCACCCCACAGGGTGTGGAGGGCTCGATCCTCCAGATGATCAACCACGGGATCTCCACCGGGGCGCTCTTCCTCCTGGTCGGTGTTGTGTACGAGAGGCGCCACACCCGCCTCATCACGGAATACGGTGGAATCGCCCGGGTCATGCCCTGGTACAGCACCATTTTCATGATCATTACCCTTTCGTCCATTGGGCTGCCAACGACGAACGGGTTCATCGGGGAGTTCCTGATCCTCCTCGGGACCTTCAAGGTGAACAAGCTTGCAGCCGTCATCGCAGCAAGCGGGGTCATCCTCGGGGCCGTCTATATGCTCTGGATGGTACAGAGGGTCTTTTTCGGCGAGCTTACGAACCCCAAGAACGAGCACCTCAAGGATCTTACCGTTCGCGAGTACGCCTATCTATTGCCGCTCGTTGCCTGTGTCTTCTGGATCGGGCTTTATCCCAACTTCTTTCTAGACAAGATGCAAACCTCCGTGAGGTCCTTCATCGCCCAGGTCCAAATCCCTTCTTACAGCCACAATCCGTGCCCCAAGCCGTGCAATCAGCACCGGCACGGCTCCATCGACCCATCCCCATCCCTGACACTATCCATGGAGGGGCGCCATGAGTGA
- the nuoL gene encoding NADH-quinone oxidoreductase subunit L, whose product MENLIFLIPLLPFLGFLINGIFGKRIGKAAISWIGCSSVGFSFLIACGVVLDLLSRPVEERQLVQVLWSWMAVADFHVDLAFMVDQLSAVMILVVTGISFLIHIYSTGYMHDDESYWRFFSYLNMFVFFMNMLVLGANYIVMFVGWEGVGLASYLLIGFWYKGVSNAVAGKKAFIVNRIGDFGFVLGLFLMFVTFGSLSYLEVFPKAQHFFEQGRIVLDSPVMIAICVLLFIGATGKSAQIPLYVWLPDAMAGPTPVSALIHAATMVTAGVYMVARSNILYTLAPTALMVVVTVAAMTALLAATIGILQNDIKKVLAYSTVSQLGYMFIGVGVTAYWAGIFHLMTHAFFKACLFLCSGSVIHAMGGDQDMRNMGGLARKMPITYATMLVATIAIAGIPPFAGFFSKDEILWKAFTFPYFPAYGKVIWFLGTVGAGITAFYMFRLIFMTFHGEFRGTEHQRHHLHESPVNMTGPLVVLAILSFLGGWLGVSPLIGHELGLSNLLEHFLEPVFEGSQHIIASTVPAHHYPHALEWTLMGLSVAVAGSGIIGAAYVYLRNFSWLPDRLAQAYDLHYRLVYNKYYVDEVYELLVVKPIYYFSIFLWKVVDVFVIDGIGVNGQAWLVQRGARFAGSIHNGQVQTYGAFMLMGAVAVLWYFLGLR is encoded by the coding sequence ATGGAAAACCTCATCTTTCTTATCCCGCTCCTTCCTTTCCTCGGTTTCCTCATAAACGGGATCTTCGGAAAGAGGATTGGCAAGGCCGCCATTTCGTGGATCGGGTGTTCGAGCGTAGGGTTTTCCTTCCTCATCGCCTGTGGTGTGGTCCTGGATCTCCTCTCCCGGCCCGTGGAGGAACGTCAGCTTGTCCAGGTCCTGTGGAGCTGGATGGCAGTGGCAGACTTCCATGTGGATTTGGCCTTTATGGTTGACCAGCTTTCGGCGGTCATGATCCTCGTGGTAACCGGGATCAGCTTTCTTATCCACATCTACAGCACGGGCTACATGCACGATGACGAATCCTACTGGAGGTTCTTCTCCTACCTGAACATGTTCGTCTTCTTCATGAACATGCTCGTCCTCGGCGCAAACTACATAGTCATGTTCGTGGGCTGGGAGGGCGTTGGGCTTGCCTCCTATCTCCTCATCGGGTTCTGGTACAAGGGGGTTTCGAACGCGGTTGCTGGAAAGAAGGCCTTCATCGTGAACCGGATCGGGGACTTCGGCTTTGTCCTCGGCCTCTTTCTCATGTTCGTGACCTTCGGTTCCCTTTCCTATCTCGAGGTCTTCCCAAAGGCACAGCACTTTTTTGAGCAGGGAAGGATCGTCCTTGATTCTCCGGTCATGATTGCCATCTGTGTCCTTCTTTTCATCGGGGCAACGGGAAAATCTGCCCAGATCCCCCTCTATGTCTGGCTTCCTGATGCCATGGCCGGTCCGACCCCGGTTTCCGCCCTCATCCATGCGGCTACCATGGTGACGGCCGGCGTGTACATGGTAGCGCGCTCAAACATCCTTTACACCCTGGCCCCTACTGCCCTCATGGTGGTGGTGACCGTGGCTGCCATGACCGCCCTTTTAGCGGCCACCATCGGCATCCTTCAGAACGACATCAAAAAGGTGCTTGCCTATTCCACTGTAAGCCAGCTCGGGTACATGTTCATCGGAGTTGGGGTCACGGCCTATTGGGCAGGCATATTCCACCTCATGACCCATGCCTTCTTCAAGGCCTGCCTCTTTCTCTGCTCGGGCTCAGTGATACACGCCATGGGCGGTGATCAGGACATGCGGAACATGGGCGGGCTCGCCAGAAAGATGCCCATAACCTATGCGACCATGCTTGTTGCCACCATTGCCATCGCGGGAATACCGCCCTTTGCCGGGTTCTTCAGCAAGGACGAGATCCTCTGGAAGGCCTTCACCTTCCCGTATTTTCCTGCCTACGGGAAGGTGATCTGGTTCCTCGGCACCGTCGGGGCCGGCATAACCGCCTTCTATATGTTCCGGCTCATCTTCATGACCTTTCACGGCGAGTTCCGCGGTACTGAACACCAGCGCCATCATTTACACGAATCCCCTGTGAATATGACCGGACCTCTCGTCGTCCTTGCCATACTCTCTTTCTTAGGCGGCTGGCTCGGTGTCTCCCCCCTGATCGGTCACGAGCTCGGGCTTTCCAACCTCCTCGAACACTTTCTCGAACCCGTGTTCGAGGGCTCGCAGCACATCATCGCCTCAACGGTTCCGGCCCATCATTATCCTCACGCCCTCGAGTGGACCCTCATGGGGCTTTCAGTGGCGGTGGCCGGATCTGGCATCATCGGTGCGGCCTATGTGTACCTCCGGAACTTCTCCTGGCTTCCGGACCGTCTCGCCCAGGCCTACGATCTCCACTACCGCCTGGTTTACAACAAGTATTACGTGGACGAGGTGTACGAACTCCTCGTTGTGAAACCTATTTATTATTTTTCGATCTTTCTCTGGAAGGTCGTGGATGTCTTTGTGATAGACGGCATCGGTGTCAATGGGCAGGCGTGGCTTGTCCAGCGCGGCGCTAGGTTCGCCGGATCCATCCATAACGGCCAGGTTCAGACCTATGGGGCGTTCATGCTCATGGGAGCCGTCGCCGTTCTTTGGTATTTCCTCGGACTTCGCTGA
- the nuoK gene encoding NADH-quinone oxidoreductase subunit NuoK: protein MVTLTHYIVLSAVLFGLGAIGFAVRRNAIILFMSIELMLNAVNLSLVAFSRYRAELNGQVMVLFIYAVAAAEVAVGLAILISLFRHVREVDVTRFNILKW from the coding sequence ATGGTGACACTTACCCATTACATCGTCCTTTCGGCTGTCCTCTTCGGACTCGGTGCCATCGGTTTTGCGGTCCGAAGAAACGCCATCATCCTTTTCATGTCCATCGAACTCATGTTGAATGCTGTGAACCTCTCCCTTGTGGCATTCTCCCGTTACCGGGCGGAGCTCAACGGTCAGGTCATGGTCCTTTTCATCTATGCCGTTGCGGCGGCCGAGGTGGCAGTGGGCCTTGCCATACTCATATCCCTCTTTCGGCATGTCCGTGAGGTGGACGTGACCCGGTTCAACATACTCAAATGGTAA
- a CDS encoding NADH-quinone oxidoreductase subunit J: MDLYFWIFAVMAVAAGLFTISSREPLSSGLGLLTVFIALSALYLHLHAPLVAIFQVTIYAGAILVLIVFVLMLLVSPGERMRDIQENASYRVMGGILGLTMLGLLAAGAKGVSDLICARSLPEGFGHPSGFGDLMFREYLLHFEVVSVLLLVALIGAIYLAKKRI, translated from the coding sequence ATGGATCTCTATTTCTGGATATTCGCCGTTATGGCGGTGGCAGCGGGGCTATTCACCATTTCGTCGAGGGAGCCGCTATCTAGCGGCCTTGGGCTTCTCACCGTCTTCATTGCCCTTTCCGCGCTCTATCTCCACCTGCATGCCCCGCTTGTCGCCATCTTTCAGGTCACGATCTACGCCGGGGCCATCCTCGTACTCATCGTGTTTGTTCTCATGCTCCTTGTCAGTCCCGGCGAGCGCATGAGGGACATCCAGGAAAACGCCTCCTACCGGGTCATGGGTGGCATTCTCGGCCTTACCATGCTCGGGCTTCTGGCAGCTGGTGCGAAAGGCGTTTCCGACCTGATCTGTGCGAGGTCTCTTCCAGAGGGCTTCGGGCACCCGAGCGGATTCGGAGACCTGATGTTCAGGGAGTATCTCCTCCATTTCGAGGTCGTGTCCGTTCTCCTTCTCGTCGCCCTCATCGGGGCCATCTACCTCGCGAAAAAGCGTATTTAG
- a CDS encoding NADH-quinone oxidoreductase subunit I, with protein MSKPAVEKRYTLSERVYLVEILKGLVLTWRHFMFNFRASFRPGPHTVPTCWQYPEDRREISPVFRGEHMLCLDEQGRELCVGCGMCAKTCPAQCITVKMAKVAEGEEGRYAGKTYSQGFNIDLLRCIFCGFCEEACPKGAIVLGQGYELARYTPGECQLGKERLLANFRKAKEEGKLKPKKRPVPVAGEAAKEAGAEEKGAKAKGTGPAPAKKSSPPKS; from the coding sequence ATGTCAAAACCGGCCGTGGAAAAAAGATATACCCTTTCGGAGCGGGTCTATCTCGTCGAGATTCTGAAAGGGTTGGTGCTCACGTGGAGGCATTTTATGTTCAATTTCCGGGCCTCCTTCAGGCCCGGCCCCCACACGGTCCCGACGTGCTGGCAGTATCCGGAGGACCGTCGTGAGATATCCCCTGTCTTTCGTGGTGAGCACATGCTCTGTCTGGACGAGCAGGGCAGGGAGCTCTGCGTCGGTTGCGGCATGTGCGCCAAGACCTGTCCGGCCCAGTGCATCACCGTCAAGATGGCCAAGGTCGCCGAAGGTGAGGAAGGCCGGTACGCGGGAAAGACATACAGCCAGGGCTTCAATATCGATCTGCTCCGATGCATCTTCTGCGGTTTTTGTGAAGAGGCCTGTCCTAAGGGGGCCATTGTCCTCGGTCAGGGGTATGAGCTCGCCCGGTACACGCCAGGGGAGTGCCAACTCGGAAAGGAGAGGCTCCTTGCGAACTTTCGCAAGGCCAAGGAAGAGGGAAAGCTGAAACCCAAGAAAAGGCCCGTTCCTGTTGCCGGTGAGGCCGCTAAGGAGGCCGGGGCAGAGGAAAAGGGGGCGAAAGCGAAGGGGACGGGTCCGGCTCCCGCCAAGAAGTCTTCGCCTCCCAAGTCCTGA
- the nuoH gene encoding NADH-quinone oxidoreductase subunit NuoH — translation MMNDWVIAIIKVVFIWIWTLLVAVIMTWVERRGSSMIQDRLGPNRAGPFGLFQPIADGIKLFTKEDIIPANANKVLFILGPILFSLPAFSAYAVVPFGDKIVIAGKEIILQVSDVNVGFLYVVALGSMAVYGIIVGGWASNNKFSILGGLRSTAQLISYEVPWGLTLLAAVLVYGTFSLREISIAQQGTFLGFLPNWGIFRQPLGFLLFIVAAYAEANRVPFDLPEAESEIVAGYHTEYGSMRLGLYLFGEYVNLCTLSALIVTLYFGAWHLPYLNMEAFLGPISYGIASFLVFFLKVSFFLWLFVWVRWTVPRFRYDQVMGLGWKSLIPLALINLFVTALAIQLTV, via the coding sequence ATGATGAACGACTGGGTCATAGCCATAATCAAGGTGGTCTTCATCTGGATCTGGACCCTTCTCGTTGCCGTGATCATGACATGGGTCGAGCGGCGAGGTTCCTCCATGATCCAGGACCGTCTCGGTCCGAACCGGGCGGGCCCCTTCGGGCTCTTTCAGCCCATTGCGGACGGGATCAAGCTTTTCACCAAGGAAGATATCATCCCTGCCAATGCGAACAAGGTCCTCTTCATCCTCGGGCCGATCCTCTTTTCCCTGCCGGCGTTCTCCGCCTATGCGGTCGTCCCCTTCGGAGACAAGATCGTCATCGCAGGCAAGGAGATCATCCTTCAGGTCTCGGACGTGAACGTCGGGTTCCTCTATGTGGTTGCCCTCGGTTCCATGGCGGTTTACGGGATCATCGTCGGGGGATGGGCGTCCAACAACAAATTTTCCATCCTCGGCGGACTCAGGTCTACGGCCCAGCTCATATCCTACGAGGTCCCGTGGGGGCTTACGCTCCTTGCCGCCGTCCTTGTGTACGGGACCTTCAGCCTGCGGGAGATCTCCATAGCCCAGCAGGGAACCTTTCTTGGATTTCTGCCCAATTGGGGGATCTTCAGGCAGCCTCTCGGTTTTCTCCTCTTCATCGTGGCGGCGTACGCCGAGGCCAACCGCGTCCCATTCGACCTTCCAGAGGCAGAGAGCGAGATCGTCGCCGGATATCACACAGAGTACGGCTCCATGCGTCTCGGGCTCTATCTGTTCGGCGAATACGTGAACCTGTGCACCCTCTCTGCCCTTATTGTCACGCTCTATTTCGGGGCCTGGCACCTGCCGTATCTCAACATGGAGGCCTTTCTCGGCCCCATTTCCTACGGCATCGCCTCGTTTCTCGTCTTTTTTCTGAAGGTCTCGTTTTTCCTGTGGCTCTTCGTCTGGGTGCGCTGGACGGTTCCGCGTTTTCGCTACGATCAGGTGATGGGGCTCGGCTGGAAGTCCCTTATCCCCCTTGCCCTCATTAATCTCTTTGTGACCGCACTTGCGATCCAGCTCACCGTATAG
- a CDS encoding NADH-quinone oxidoreductase subunit D — protein sequence MANEYAVNTGHSTGDYVTINIGPSHPAMHGTLRVIAQTDGETVVKADPEIGYLHRGVEKLGEHLTYHQFIPITDRLNYCSAIANNVSYEMAVEKLMGIEVPEKAQLIRVIMTELARIADHQVLVGILGVDLGAFTPFFYLIIQREEIYEIFEWYNGARLTNTFGRIGGVEADLPDDFDARWRELKPNLLKAIDETDKLLTHNRIWMDRTIGVTAFSPEDALAWGFTGPCLRACGVKRDLRKDEPYGLYDRFTFDVPVGKNGDVFDRYMIRMREMEESIKIIDQAYAMYREMAPDAPLMAKVPKTIKPPVGEVYHAIESPNGELGFFIKSDGSEKPYRIKIRPPCYMIYQAFPELVKGEMIADLIACLSSLNIIAGELDR from the coding sequence GTGGCCAATGAGTATGCCGTCAATACGGGTCATTCGACCGGCGACTATGTAACGATAAATATCGGTCCGTCCCATCCCGCTATGCACGGGACCCTGCGCGTCATCGCGCAGACGGACGGTGAAACGGTCGTGAAGGCCGACCCCGAGATCGGATATCTCCACCGGGGCGTAGAAAAGCTCGGGGAGCATCTCACATACCATCAGTTCATCCCCATCACGGACCGGCTGAATTACTGCTCTGCCATAGCCAACAACGTCTCCTACGAGATGGCAGTGGAAAAACTCATGGGGATCGAGGTCCCGGAAAAGGCCCAGCTCATTCGGGTGATTATGACCGAGCTTGCCAGGATCGCCGACCACCAGGTCCTCGTTGGGATCCTCGGGGTGGACCTGGGTGCCTTTACCCCGTTCTTCTATCTCATCATACAGCGCGAGGAGATCTACGAGATCTTCGAATGGTACAACGGGGCCCGTCTTACCAACACCTTCGGAAGGATCGGGGGGGTGGAGGCGGATCTACCGGACGATTTTGACGCCAGGTGGCGCGAACTCAAGCCCAATCTCCTCAAGGCCATAGACGAGACGGACAAGCTCCTTACCCACAACCGTATCTGGATGGACAGGACCATCGGGGTCACGGCCTTCTCTCCTGAGGACGCCCTGGCGTGGGGCTTTACTGGTCCTTGCCTGCGTGCCTGCGGGGTGAAGAGGGATCTCAGAAAGGACGAGCCTTACGGCCTATACGACCGGTTTACCTTTGACGTCCCTGTCGGGAAGAACGGGGATGTTTTTGATCGGTATATGATCCGCATGAGGGAGATGGAGGAATCCATCAAGATCATCGATCAGGCCTATGCCATGTATCGGGAGATGGCGCCCGACGCCCCACTCATGGCCAAGGTCCCCAAGACGATCAAGCCGCCTGTCGGCGAGGTCTATCACGCCATCGAGTCCCCTAACGGCGAACTTGGCTTCTTCATCAAGAGCGACGGGTCAGAGAAGCCCTACCGTATCAAGATCCGTCCGCCGTGTTACATGATCTATCAGGCATTTCCCGAGCTTGTGAAGGGAGAGATGATAGCCGACCTCATCGCCTGCCTGAGCAGTCTCAACATCATAGCGGGCGAGCTCGACAGGTAA
- a CDS encoding NADH-quinone oxidoreductase subunit C, producing MTMDLLKGVSNCLGPLVIASSEFRGDVTVEVPKARITEVLVRLRDDPALAFDFLVDLFGVDNLDLYKKAAKPEKKTGGEGDAAEEPKPEGPPPPRFEVNYLLLSLSTNRRLQVKVRVPEDDLSVPSVTGLWKAATWPERETYDMFGIRFPGHPDLRRLLMWDEFPGHPLRKDYPLEGRGEVRILRYE from the coding sequence ATGACAATGGATCTGCTGAAGGGCGTCTCCAACTGTCTCGGTCCCTTGGTTATTGCATCCAGTGAGTTTCGGGGGGATGTCACCGTCGAGGTCCCCAAGGCGCGGATCACTGAGGTCCTTGTCCGTCTCCGGGACGATCCGGCTCTGGCATTTGATTTTCTCGTGGACCTTTTCGGTGTGGACAATCTCGACCTTTACAAAAAGGCCGCCAAGCCCGAGAAAAAGACAGGGGGCGAAGGGGATGCGGCAGAAGAGCCCAAACCTGAGGGGCCTCCTCCTCCCCGCTTTGAGGTGAACTATCTCCTCCTTTCCCTTTCAACGAACAGGCGTCTTCAGGTGAAGGTCCGTGTCCCAGAAGACGACCTTTCGGTTCCGAGCGTCACTGGATTGTGGAAGGCGGCCACATGGCCCGAGAGGGAGACGTATGACATGTTCGGGATCAGGTTTCCTGGGCATCCGGACCTCCGGAGGCTCCTCATGTGGGACGAATTTCCCGGCCATCCCCTGAGGAAGGACTATCCCCTCGAGGGCAGGGGGGAGGTGCGGATACTTCGGTATGAGTGA
- the nuoB gene encoding NADH-quinone oxidoreductase subunit NuoB, with protein MEAYTGSGWLLTKLEQLVNWGRKRSPWPLPYGTACCGIELMCALASGYDMARFGAERPSFSPRQADVLIEAGTITKKMAPILRRIYDQMAEPKWVIAMGACACSGGVFRTYSTLQGIDLVIPVDVYVPGCPPRPEGLLYALLKIMDKIDTEHPLRGEIAGLVEGK; from the coding sequence ATGGAGGCTTACACTGGATCCGGATGGCTGCTCACGAAGCTTGAACAACTCGTCAACTGGGGGCGAAAGAGGTCTCCATGGCCCCTTCCGTACGGCACCGCATGTTGCGGCATCGAGTTGATGTGTGCGCTTGCCTCTGGCTATGACATGGCGCGCTTCGGGGCGGAGCGGCCGAGTTTCTCACCAAGACAGGCCGATGTGCTCATCGAGGCGGGAACGATCACGAAAAAGATGGCCCCGATCCTGAGGCGCATCTACGACCAGATGGCCGAACCCAAGTGGGTCATCGCCATGGGGGCGTGCGCATGCAGTGGCGGGGTATTCCGTACGTACTCCACCCTTCAGGGCATCGACCTCGTGATCCCGGTTGACGTTTACGTCCCCGGGTGTCCGCCCAGGCCGGAAGGTCTCCTCTATGCGCTCCTGAAGATCATGGACAAGATCGACACAGAACACCCCCTGAGGGGCGAGATTGCAGGCCTCGTGGAGGGGAAATGA
- a CDS encoding NADH-quinone oxidoreductase subunit A, which translates to MSGFETIVMYLGMSLLAIFAMLGISALLGPFRPKPNKATTYECGVPLLDMSNKRYDVKYYLVAVLFLVFDLETVLIYPIAVKYHALAQLGWGVFFEVFIFVAVLLAGLLYAIKKRAIEWE; encoded by the coding sequence ATGAGCGGCTTTGAAACCATCGTCATGTACTTGGGCATGTCTCTTCTCGCCATCTTTGCAATGTTGGGGATTTCGGCCCTTCTCGGGCCCTTTCGGCCCAAGCCGAACAAGGCGACTACATACGAATGCGGCGTCCCCCTTCTCGACATGAGCAACAAGAGATATGACGTCAAATATTATCTTGTGGCCGTGCTCTTTCTGGTCTTCGATCTGGAGACCGTTCTCATCTATCCCATTGCGGTGAAGTACCATGCCCTTGCCCAGCTTGGGTGGGGCGTCTTTTTCGAGGTTTTCATATTCGTCGCGGTTCTTCTGGCTGGCCTTCTTTATGCCATCAAGAAGCGCGCGATCGAATGGGAGTGA